In a genomic window of Pelotomaculum thermopropionicum SI:
- the RecO gene encoding recombinational DNA repair protein (RecF pathway), with the protein MKLYKADAIVLRARDCGEGDKILTLYSREHGRIKAMAHGVSKPTSRKRGAVQPFTRSRFLLRRGRELDTVSQCEGVETFPFLRESLERIGYASYVAELVEALTPEGEPNESLFFLLLDVLRLLAGGDAEMLARAFELKVAALLGYCPVLERCSHCQGALAGPLFFSSSLGGAVCGLCVAFAANPVEVNKGTLEILKALLNWPLARIGLLRVNRRFRNRIRLILRQYLTYHLERDLKSYAFLDRFGQAPAGSGAADV; encoded by the coding sequence ATGAAGCTTTACAAAGCTGATGCAATAGTTTTAAGGGCCAGGGACTGCGGAGAGGGGGACAAAATTTTAACCCTTTATTCCCGTGAGCACGGCCGGATAAAGGCAATGGCCCACGGCGTTTCCAAGCCCACCAGCCGCAAGCGCGGTGCGGTTCAGCCCTTTACCCGGAGCAGGTTTTTGCTCCGCCGGGGGAGGGAGCTTGATACGGTAAGCCAGTGCGAGGGAGTGGAGACGTTCCCCTTCTTAAGAGAAAGCCTGGAAAGAATCGGCTATGCCAGTTATGTGGCCGAACTGGTGGAGGCGCTCACGCCGGAGGGAGAGCCGAACGAGTCCCTTTTTTTTCTCCTTCTGGACGTGCTGCGCCTGCTGGCGGGCGGCGATGCCGAAATGCTGGCCCGCGCCTTTGAGCTTAAAGTTGCGGCCCTGCTGGGTTACTGCCCGGTTTTGGAGCGCTGTTCCCACTGTCAGGGGGCTCTGGCCGGCCCGCTTTTTTTCAGCTCCTCCCTGGGCGGGGCGGTGTGCGGTTTGTGTGTTGCTTTTGCCGCAAACCCGGTGGAGGTTAATAAAGGCACGCTGGAAATTTTAAAAGCCCTTTTAAACTGGCCCCTTGCCAGGATCGGCCTGCTCCGGGTAAACCGCCGGTTCAGAAACCGGATCAGGCTCATTTTAAGGCAGTACCTTACGTACCACCTGGAGCGGGACCTGAAGTCTTATGCCTTTTTGGACCGGTTTGGCCAGGCGCCTGCCGGCAGCGGTGCTGCCGATGTATAA